The DNA region AGAGTTACTAGTTATATCTTCATCGAAAAAtaaaatgttttgttttattaccaAGATGTTCCTTTATACATTACTGCGAGACTGAAATAGGAGATCCTTTCAATAATTGTCTTCTCTATATGCTCAATGCGAAGACAAGACTCAATGCAGCAATCAAATTGGGATGAATCTTGATTATTCTTCTATCATTTTGATGGCCAAGTCGATTGCTAGGTTTTCTCAAGTAACATTCGAAAGATCTTCTGGCCCTTTTGAATTCCTTTATAATTTTCAGACTTCAACATGGAGAATATTTCAAGGTCCCATTTACAGGAGCTTTTTGTTAGCTTTCCATCAAATGAAGTTGGTATTGACAAAGCTCACGAAGATTGCAGTGATGAAGAATATCCCATATACGAGGAAGATAGTGATGACAACTACTCTGATGAATGATTGCTGGCATTCAGGCTTTTCAGACACAGATTTCTTCTTGAAGTGTTTCTGGAAATTTTGCTCCTCAGTTTTGAGGAGCTTCAGTGATTTTATAAACTtagataattatttttttaaatctgaAATGTATATAAAGTTAAAATTGCATCTAAATATTATTATGGATAAGTAAATTAGGTTAtacaattattaaatttttaaggAGTTCCATTTTTAGATTTCATAAAACTATTATAAGTTCTAATCACCTATGGCTTCATGGGTGATAGAAatgaactaaaataaaaatctcATACTCATTATTCATTAAATGCACCGTTCCTTTGTCCCAACCCCTCTCAACTTCACAATTTATCATTTGTTGTCACATTCTTCCTCGTTGGTAGTTGAAGAAATTGTTTGCAGTTAACTGATGAGATGAGATACATACGGCTACTGTCTGTCTTGTTGTATTCTACTCTTCTACTCTGCTACTGCTATTTGACACATGTTGCTAGGTAGTTATTTTTAATATGAATAGGAAAAGACTTAGATGCAGTTTCACATGCTCAGTTTTTACTGTTGTCTAATTACAACATAAAATTGTTTAAAAAGGGAAATTGAGGAGGTTATGACATTATTAAAATACTGGGTAGTTAGTTTGATTGGGCAACAACATAAAAATTGCCCAAAGTACTCGAAGAGTGGCTCTTTAGTTCCAAAGTCTTAGATGCATAATTGGTGTTATGAGACCATTTAGAATAATATGATTATTTattataaaggaaaaaaaaacgatAACTTATCTTGATTTTGATTTGCAATGCTAAAATTTGTCTCAACAACAAGTCTCATAGTTAAGAGTTGCCGGTGTGTATGAAAAATGATTGTTAGGAGATGTCTACCGTTTAATGTAATATTCGAGCCTTGGGATTATAGTTTCATAGCTGTGCcgattatatataattttggtaaaaaaaaaaaaaaacttatttgcaggtaaagttttttttttggcaacTTATTGCAGGTAAAGTCAGATTCAATGATTCATGCATGCGGTTGTGTACTATTATAACTACATTAATTACATAACTAATGGGACCAAGATGAAGTGACATAACTAATGGGACCAAGTTGAAGTGATGGATGATGCCCATAAGTTGGATAGTAGATCAGAACAGTGACACTCTGAAAGTGACTGGAAAATGAAGTTTCCAGATTCAGGTTGGAACATGGAAGAAAGGGAAGGTTATTATTAGAAGAAAGATAATTTTATACTACTGTACAATTCTGCATtaagaaaaaagaataaaaataaaatgtacaATTGCATTGATAACAATTAACAACCCTCCTTACAAGTAGAAAAATGTCTGTAATGTTGTTACAGATTCTCTAATATGCAAATGGTCTCATTGGACTTGAATTCTGAACTACATATATATGCCTTTTATATTCTACCTCTAAGGAGAAAGTATATTCAGAAAAGACACTCGAGTATTAATAAGGTGCTTAAACAAACAATCCAACATATTTTCAAACCCTTCAAACACTACCACCACAGCTTCAAGCTCTCTATTTGCAGATTGAATCTTCTCTGCCTCAAAATCCTTGCTTGAGTTATCCATAACCATTCTGCAAAGTGCTAGGTCCACTTTTTCCAGTCcaattttattttcctgttGATTGTTGCATTCAAGGACCCCTTTCCTCATAAGTCTTGACACAAGTGTCCACTTATTAACCTTTGCTTTGAAGATAGGTGAAGAAAGAAATGCCACTAGTGACTCAAAAATGTAGCTGGTGATCACACTAGCTTCTCTGAGAACTCTCACAACTGCAGAAAGATGTTGATTTAGATCTAAAGGAAGATAGGCACCACCAAATGACCCATCTATTATTTGCTTCAATAAAATCAGAGATTTTGTACATGTTTTTCTGGTGTTTCTTCTGAGACTCCAATATGCAGAGATGTGCCTTTCAATCACCATGTCTCCAACTTTTCTCCTTCTAAGTGCTGATTGAAATTCTTGAACATTTCCCTTCATTAACATGATGGAATCCCTTGTTTCTCCCAAAATGTCCAAGAATCTTACAGGGCAATCAAACAACTCATCAACCCATTTCTCATTCTGGTGGTGAGACAGTGCTTGTTGGGTCAGTGGTAATTTCAAAAGATCTTCTATGCACTTGTATAGCTCTACAAGGCCAGATAGACCAAAGCAAATTGCTTCCACCCTTGAGGAAGATGATTGTTCCCAAGATTGAAGCTTGTCCAGCTCTTCTTCAACTCTAACTGTGCTTGGATGTGATCTAGTTGGTAAGCTGATAGATCGAATGCCATAGCGATAAGAATGCTTTGGTGAAAAGGTAGCCATAGTTGCTCTTTTCATCATAGTGGAAGGTACTGAAATGATGTCGGTCGCAATGGTTAAAGGTGTCTGCTTAAACCCGTAGGTCGAGCGTTCTATCCTTAGAAACCgcactttgaaaaaaaataaaatagtggAAGGGGGCTTAAGCTACTGCTTACCTtgtgttgggggggggggttgaagaGAATATATACAATGAGTATCTAAATTCTTGTAGTTATAGGTAATGAATCATGATGCTAATTGGATATATAACATGTGAAGGAAGTGTGGGGCTTTTCCATGATGTGGGGTATGTTGCATGTTGTTGTCACACTTGTCACATCTTCTACCCGCAATACACGTAACCACTCATTTTAAATGGGAAGAGTAGCTATCGGAAAATGTTTCTTACACACCTCAAAAAGAGGTGAAAtgggagagagataggaagaaaagaaaaagtaagagagaggaaatatgaaatgtgatagatgataagatgagagagatagaaacaaaaataggtggaaataaagtgtttaaaaaatgaggtgtgtatatatcatttttGGTAACTATCTCTATGTTACATATGGTGCAGGGTTCACCTCACAACTTAGGCCATTCCATGTCTCACTCCCTATGTCTATTGAATAAAACCTATGAATGGTTTCGTTCGAGAAGGTCGGTTATTGTTATTAAAGCTTGTCTTGCAAAGTTCTATGGACTTGCACTGAGATATAGGACTGAAGATACGGCAAATCAAAGACAAtatatttcagtttttttttttgtccttttgcTATGGATTTTTTTTACACGAATGGCAAGGTCTATACATTGTTCCCTTCAAGGATTGTAATCATGTTTGCTATCATAGGATGTGTTCACGTGAGATGAAGTGAATAAGAACATAAAtactttaaaaaatataatagaatCACTTAAGTAAGGAGCTAATTTAGGATGTGCATGTCTGATTTCTCTTAAGTAAGGTCTTAGATATGAGTTTTAGCTCTACCATGATATAGATATTTTTGGCTCGAAAATAATTGAGAGATGTTTAATAAATTGTGTAAGATATTGCAATTAATTGGAAAAGTAAATCAAAATAGCTTTTTAATTTCAAGATGATGAATGCTTTTGctttaattaatactttaaaAACACTCCTTAATCTTACAACAAGATTTTGTTCAAATGTGAATCCTCTATGTTGCTTCCGACATAATTTGATATCTTCATTACACCATAATTAACCTGATGTGTGGTATTTTGGCCAAATACCTTGAATCCCTTAAATGTTTAGAATGAGATAATGAATGTTCGGTGATTGCTGATGGAAAATTATCTCCTAATCCATATTGTTCTTTGTTTAGGTGCAACGAAAAGCATAATGTTGCAAAAGTATACAGAACGCATGTGACAATCACATATTTCCTCCGTCCCCATAAGTTCTCATCAGAAGTTATACAATGCATAATAGTTTTTGGCAGTGCTATGTTTAAACAAGGTCTCAACTCTCAACACGTGTGATCCTAACAATGCTTTGTTTAAATGTGTGTTTGTAATTTTGTATTTACGTTTAAAGCACATTCGTTCTAAAGACATAAATTGGAAGCATATTCAAATTGCTTTGGAATGTGCCCGACAAAAATACAAACACACTGGTTTTTCACATTTGCCGGTAAAAAATTAGTTTCCATAAAAACCAAATAAAGAAATGTGATACGATAAGAGATGTATCATATATCACAATATGTAAATTCATAGGTTGTGAGGTAGCTTAGGGTCTCACAAAATTCACTCATTTCATAGCTAAGTTTCATACtcattttatatgtttttataaTGCTTTGGTTGGCCCAAATGACTATATAGCTCATTTTCGTCCTGGTCGGCCCAAAGACTACACGATCAAGTGATCGTTAAGCTGGTCGGTCGGACGACCAAACACATAACTCTCACTTTCTAAGTTACTGAGTTAACATAAGACTAAGTTGACATAATTGATAGTCAAGTTCAACTAACGTGATTTGGTGGTCAAGTTCTCCTACACCATATTGACTTGATGGTCAAAGTGTCCTAAAAGTTACTAAGGATCAGACGAAGAAGCATAATAATAGTCAAACATTCAGATGTGCATATAAtagtttttaataatattatctaAATTGAATTTCttaaatatatgtatatatgtttTTGAAACTTTCATTAATATGTGTGTGtgtcaaaatatatatatatatatatatatatatatattgttaatTAGTTTTACACAATTAAACAATGAAGTTGTTGCCATAAAGATGCATTGCATATATTCTATCTCTATTCTGCCAGAAGGATGGTAAAACGGTACATActttcatcatcaatctcattTGATTGTTTAATTTCTCAGATTGGGGTTTTCAATAGAAGTATCAGTTGACATTTGGGTGTTCCCTGATTAATGTCTGAAATGCATGTAAAGCTTTCAATTGGACATAAAGAGATCTATCAATTGGTTTGGTTGACGATGAGCGCCATTGGTGTTGGACAACACTCTAAGAGTCAAGGTCAGATTTTGGATACATTGTAATTGTTTCAACTTAATTTAATGAACTGGGAACCAGGTTACTTAATTGATTCAACAACCTCTTGAAGTGtgaaaattttacaattagaGTTTTTTGTTTGTTCAGCTTGTCGTTCTTTCTTTGATTCAACACCCTCTTGAACTTTGGAGTATATTAAAGTTGGGTAATAGTTGATGATGTTGTTGCAAATTCCATTGGCACTTTATCCCTTAGTACTCTTAGAATTAGAATTCAGGTTAATGCTAATTACTCTGCCTAAATAAGCTAGTTGTGACCCTTTATAAGAATTTATTAAGCAAAACCTCTAGATAATGTGAGACCTTAATGATCTCTCTTAAATTCATTTGTCACGTGGCAATTTCCGTGTCATTGAAATTCGCATATTCAATTTGATTTGTTGATGTTTATAGAAAtgacttctttttcttcttcccctGTTGTAATATTTGGTTATAATATAATTACATAGTTgtgaaatatttaattttaaatgcaTTAGTAATCTGATAAGATAGAATATTATCAAAAGAGTAGTGCTAGAGTTATTATTCTTTTAATGAACTATTGTTAGGTAACATTACCCTAGAAATACTCCTTCAGTGCATTTGACATTTTTTCCTGTATCCTTAACTTTTCAACTTGTGCAGAATTTTGGACATGTTTCCTGAAGTTGTTTTGTTTCTGCATACGTGGTGGCTTGTAACTATtgggaagataaaaaaaatttcttgacCCCAAATACTCAGTATGGAGCTTTTCTTGTGTTCAAGATTGTCAGTTCCTTTAAATTGTATGATTATCATGTGGTGTTATCAGTCGACATCGTAGATGGTTATAACATCAACAAAAGTGTCAATTTGTATCTTGACTCATTGGAAGCGAGGCGCACGACCAAATAGAGAGATTACCAATCCAAGTGTGAGAAGCGATGAGTTGTTGGAGATTGAGATGGGGAGTTTTTCAATTCAGGCCTTGGAGACTAATGGTCTGAATTGAAGCACTCCCCCATCTCAATCTCCAACCATTCATCGCTTCTCACACTTGGGTTGGTAGTCTCTCTACTTGGTCGTGCACCTCACCTTCCAATGAGTCAAGATACAAATTGACACTTTTGCTAATGCTATAACCACCTACGATGCCAACTGATAACACCACATGAcaatcataaaatttaaaaagcatTGACAATCttcaaacaaaaaagaaaagtaaaaccATCACAATATTCAGATGTCCAAGTGTCAACTAATTGTTGAAATCTACCAATAATTAAAGACAATAAAACACAATAACTTCACGAAACATGTCCAAAATTTTGCAACGTTGAAAAGTAAGGAAAAAATTGTCAAGAGCTCTGAAGGAGTATCTCTAGGGTAATGTTAACTTACAATAGCTCAGCAAAAGAATAATAACTCCAGTACTACTCTTTTGATAATATGCTATCTTATCAGATTACTGAtgcatttaaaattaaatatttcacATATATGTAATTATATTATAACCAAATATTACAacaagggaagaagaaaaagaagaagtcaTTTATATAAACATCAACAAATCAAATTGAATATGCGAATTTCAATGATACAGAAATTTCCACGTGACAAATgaatttaagagttcattaaggTCTCACATTATTTAGAGGTATtggtaaataaatttttataaagGGTCACAACTAGCTTATTTAGGCAGAGTAGTTAGCAATAACCTGGATTCTAATTCTAAGAGTACTAAGGGATAGTGTGGCAATGGAAATTGCTGCAACATCATCAACTATTACCCAACTTTAATATACTCCAAAGTTTTCAAGAAGGTGTTGAATTAAAGAAAGAACGACAAGTTGAACCAAAAAAGAAACTCTAATTGTAAATTTTTCACTATTCAAGAGGTTGTTGAGTCAACTAAATAACCTGGTTCCCAGTTCATTAAATTAAGTTAAAACAATTACAGTTTATCCAAAATCTGACCTTGACTCTGGGAGCGTTGACCAACGTTAGTGACACTCATCGTCAACCAAACTAATGGCCAGATCTCTGGTACAAAGCATGtaatgcttcttcccacttttTCTATCAAATTGAAAACTCTACATGCATTCCAGACATTAAACAGAGAACAACCAAATTTTAATTGATACTTCGATTGAAAACCCctaatatgagaaattgaacaATCAGGtgagattgatgatgaaagTACGTACCTTTTTACTCTCGTCGATGATGACAGGGTGATCAGAGAGAACGAGGTATATAGCTTTCTTTGAAGGAGCGTTGGAAATGGAAGGAGATTGGGACATGATGGAATGAGAATCAGAAGGGAGAAAACAATCCCAGACAGTGTCAGAATCAACAGCATAACAGAAGTTCTTGGAAACGAGGGAGAGCCTTCAAGCATCCTTTGAAGTGGTAGAAGACAGAACAGATGTAATGCATCCTTCTGGCAGCAACTCCATTGTTTAATTGTGTGAAACTAATTAACAATATAAGTATATATATGAATgaaagtttaaaaaaatatatatacatatatttatgaaattcaatttagataatattaataaaaattattctcACTATCATGATGTTTCTTCGTCCGGTCTTTGGTAACTTTAAGACACTTTGACCATCAAGTCAACATGGTGTAGGAGAACTTGACCATCAAGTAAACATTTCTATTACATTTCACTAAGGGTTGTCCACCGGGCGGTTTCGGGCCAAAATCGTCGGGTTGGTCGGTTGAAAAACACTAGACAACCAGGCCCGCCACCGTCCGCTTACTAACCACGAGCTGTTTGG from Lotus japonicus ecotype B-129 chromosome 2, LjGifu_v1.2 includes:
- the LOC130735790 gene encoding uncharacterized protein LOC130735790 produces the protein MMKRATMATFSPKHSYRYGIRSISLPTRSHPSTVRVEEELDKLQSWEQSSSSRVEAICFGLSGLVELYKCIEDLLKLPLTQQALSHHQNEKWVDELFDCPVRFLDILGETRDSIMLMKGNVQEFQSALRRRKVGDMVIERHISAYWSLRRNTRKTCTKSLILLKQIIDGSFGGAYLPLDLNQHLSAVVRVLREASVITSYIFESLVAFLSSPIFKAKVNKWTLVSRLMRKGVLECNNQQENKIGLEKVDLALCRMVMDNSSKDFEAEKIQSANRELEAVVVVFEGFENMLDCLFKHLINTRVSFLNILSP